In Chitinophaga nivalis, a single genomic region encodes these proteins:
- a CDS encoding YeeE/YedE family protein, with translation MQVLTYLQHPWHWAVAGVLIGLTVPLLLILDNKTFGISSSLRHICAACIPANISFFKYDWKKESWNLFFIAGILIGGFIANSLLHDSANIQVAAATQERLATYGIRDYSALLPADIHLFTLKGLVFFVFGGFLVGFGTRYAGGCTSGHAIMGLSNLQWPSLVATICFMAGGFFSANLIVPYLFKWLS, from the coding sequence ATGCAAGTACTGACCTATCTCCAGCATCCCTGGCACTGGGCAGTAGCGGGCGTTTTAATCGGATTGACCGTTCCCCTGCTACTCATTCTCGACAACAAAACTTTCGGTATTTCTTCTTCCCTGCGGCATATCTGCGCCGCCTGTATTCCGGCCAACATTTCCTTTTTCAAGTACGATTGGAAAAAGGAATCCTGGAACCTGTTCTTTATTGCCGGCATCCTTATCGGTGGATTTATTGCCAATTCCCTCCTGCACGACAGCGCCAATATTCAGGTAGCTGCAGCTACCCAGGAGCGGCTGGCCACCTATGGTATCCGGGATTACTCCGCCCTCCTGCCCGCAGACATTCACCTGTTCACCCTGAAAGGGCTGGTCTTTTTTGTATTCGGCGGCTTCCTCGTAGGTTTCGGTACCCGTTACGCCGGTGGCTGTACTTCCGGTCATGCCATTATGGGATTATCCAATTTACAGTGGCCATCCCTGGTAGCCACTATCTGCTTTATGGCCGGTGGATTCTTTTCTGCTAACCTGATCGTTCCTTATCTCTTTAAATGGCTTAGCTAA
- a CDS encoding GNAT family N-acetyltransferase yields MEQLTIRNNTDLQQFETTVEGHTALIAYELFPGGIAYVHTEVPEALEGRGIAGQLAKYVLEYARENHLKVKPLCPYVNAYMKRHPEYNDLL; encoded by the coding sequence ATGGAACAACTGACCATCCGTAACAATACCGACCTGCAACAGTTTGAAACAACCGTGGAAGGACATACCGCATTAATCGCCTATGAATTGTTTCCCGGCGGCATTGCCTATGTACACACCGAAGTGCCCGAAGCACTGGAAGGACGCGGCATTGCCGGACAACTGGCTAAATACGTACTGGAATATGCCCGGGAAAATCATTTGAAGGTAAAACCGCTTTGTCCTTACGTAAACGCCTATATGAAAAGACATCCGGAATACAACGACCTGTTGTAA
- a CDS encoding (4Fe-4S)-binding protein produces the protein MKDITKKYTNEEVTVVWKPHVCVHSEICFHGLAAVFNPNQQPWINIQGADTERIIAQVKQCPSGALSYYLNSEADTATGQAPDITAESIVEPLPNGPLLVYGNIVVKDADGHEKHRSKVTAFCRCGASSNKPYCDGTHTKINFSDKS, from the coding sequence ATGAAGGATATCACTAAAAAGTACACCAATGAAGAAGTCACCGTTGTGTGGAAGCCTCATGTGTGCGTGCATTCCGAAATATGTTTCCATGGCCTGGCCGCCGTGTTTAATCCCAACCAGCAGCCCTGGATCAATATCCAGGGGGCAGATACGGAACGGATTATTGCCCAGGTGAAACAATGTCCCTCCGGCGCATTGAGTTACTACCTGAACAGCGAGGCCGATACGGCCACCGGTCAGGCGCCGGATATCACAGCGGAAAGTATAGTGGAGCCTTTACCCAACGGGCCGCTCCTGGTTTATGGCAATATTGTGGTAAAAGATGCCGACGGCCACGAAAAGCACAGATCCAAAGTCACTGCTTTCTGCCGCTGCGGCGCCTCTTCCAATAAGCCTTATTGCGACGGTACCCATACTAAAATCAATTTCTCAGATAAATCATAA
- a CDS encoding OsmC family protein, producing the protein MDQEVSVSIAGTPYQVSIDTRGHRWLADEPVTAGGEDTGPQPGELLLSSLGACTAITLKMYAARKKWPLEGVNITLRYNKAAKPDPDTTVIESNIELTGDLDETQRARLMEIALSCPVHKTLTHPIRIDTKAS; encoded by the coding sequence ATGGATCAGGAAGTAAGTGTAAGCATAGCAGGTACCCCTTATCAGGTATCTATAGATACGCGTGGCCACCGCTGGCTCGCAGATGAACCCGTAACAGCAGGAGGAGAAGATACCGGCCCGCAGCCCGGAGAATTATTGTTAAGCAGCCTGGGGGCCTGTACGGCCATCACCCTGAAAATGTATGCTGCCAGAAAAAAATGGCCACTGGAAGGTGTCAATATTACCCTCCGTTACAACAAGGCCGCCAAACCGGATCCGGATACGACCGTCATTGAAAGCAACATTGAATTAACCGGCGACCTGGATGAAACACAACGGGCAAGGCTGATGGAGATCGCCCTCTCCTGCCCTGTTCATAAAACGCTCACCCATCCCATCAGGATTGATACTAAAGCCTCTTAA
- a CDS encoding alpha/beta hydrolase, producing MDFKPMQYIYQPVDNATGYTLLLLHGTGGDERDLLPLAPQLGAGFNILSLRGNVEEHGMPRFFRRLGMGIFDEKDVHFRTHEMVHFIKELADREEFDSNKLIAAGYSNGANIAGAVLILYPELLAGAVLFRPMQPLSGLEDSFETQRQQPVFISSGKHDGTVEPAATQGYISLLKANGFNVTAHDLPTGHNLTQEDIGLASQWIKAHF from the coding sequence ATGGATTTCAAACCAATGCAATATATTTACCAGCCGGTAGATAACGCTACCGGCTATACGTTGCTGCTGTTGCACGGCACTGGTGGCGATGAACGCGACCTGTTGCCGCTGGCGCCTCAGCTGGGCGCAGGATTCAATATTCTCAGCCTGCGTGGCAACGTGGAAGAACATGGCATGCCCCGTTTCTTCCGCCGCCTGGGAATGGGTATCTTCGATGAGAAAGATGTACATTTCAGAACACATGAAATGGTACATTTTATCAAAGAACTGGCCGACCGGGAAGAATTCGACAGCAACAAACTGATTGCCGCCGGTTATTCCAACGGCGCCAACATCGCCGGAGCAGTATTAATACTGTATCCCGAACTGCTGGCCGGCGCCGTGCTATTCCGGCCGATGCAGCCGCTCAGCGGCCTCGAAGACAGCTTTGAAACACAACGGCAGCAACCGGTGTTTATCAGCTCAGGCAAACATGATGGCACCGTAGAACCGGCAGCTACCCAGGGTTACATCTCGTTGCTGAAAGCCAACGGATTCAATGTAACCGCGCACGACCTCCCTACCGGACATAATCTTACACAGGAAGATATCGGACTGGCGTCACAATGGATAAAAGCACATTTTTAG
- a CDS encoding ring-cleaving dioxygenase, with amino-acid sequence MNKITGLHHITAISGNAVKNYDFYTRVMGLRFVKKTVNFDDPHTYHLYYGDETGSPGTILTFFPWEDISTGRRGTHMATEIGYSIPEGSIDFWLKRLEKENVIYNKPSSKFGEVYLTFIDPDGLKVELTVPEHPDPRTPWVTGSVQEEQATRGFHHVTLTLEDIQPTADLLVSVFGYTLEKHHTNRYRFASPAGETGGFIDLVEAKGEARGHVAGGTVHHIALRVPDEATQLHYRGILEERGLHITPQLDRKYFRSVYFREPGGVLFELATDAPGFTVDEPVATLGTKLMLPPQYESMRAELEQQLIKLD; translated from the coding sequence ATGAACAAAATAACCGGTCTGCATCATATCACCGCCATCTCTGGCAATGCAGTAAAAAACTATGACTTCTATACACGGGTAATGGGACTCCGGTTTGTTAAAAAAACCGTCAACTTTGATGATCCCCACACCTATCACCTCTACTATGGAGATGAAACCGGATCACCCGGCACGATCCTGACCTTTTTCCCCTGGGAAGATATTTCCACCGGAAGAAGAGGTACGCATATGGCCACAGAAATCGGTTACTCCATTCCGGAAGGTAGTATCGACTTCTGGTTGAAACGACTGGAAAAAGAAAATGTGATCTACAATAAACCGTCTTCCAAATTCGGGGAAGTATACCTCACGTTCATTGATCCGGACGGCTTGAAAGTAGAACTGACCGTACCGGAACATCCGGATCCGCGCACGCCATGGGTAACCGGCAGCGTGCAGGAAGAACAGGCGACGCGGGGCTTTCACCATGTAACGCTGACCCTGGAAGATATTCAGCCTACCGCTGATCTGCTGGTATCTGTATTCGGGTATACGCTCGAAAAACATCATACCAACCGGTATCGCTTTGCCAGCCCGGCCGGCGAAACAGGTGGCTTTATCGACCTGGTGGAGGCGAAAGGAGAAGCACGCGGACACGTGGCCGGCGGCACCGTACACCACATAGCCCTCCGTGTGCCCGATGAAGCCACACAGCTACATTACCGCGGCATCCTCGAAGAAAGAGGCCTGCATATCACACCACAGCTGGACCGCAAATATTTCCGGTCGGTGTATTTCCGGGAACCCGGCGGCGTACTGTTTGAACTGGCAACAGATGCACCCGGCTTCACAGTAGATGAACCGGTAGCTACCCTGGGTACAAAGCTGATGCTGCCGCCACAATATGAATCCATGCGCGCAGAACTGGAACAACAACTGATTAAACTGGATTAA
- a CDS encoding YceI family protein, which yields MAKQQWVGDADHSELGFKIRHLMITNISGKFTGFTVDAETEEENFMTAVTKVSVDVDTITTGNTQRDEHLRSPDFFDVNQYRYITFVATKYEDVDHDGSYTLYGDLTIRDVTKNIKLDVEFGGVVKDPWGNTKAGFTINAKINRKDFGLNWNAVTETGGIMVSEEVKIHCEVQLIKK from the coding sequence ATGGCAAAGCAACAATGGGTAGGAGATGCTGACCACAGCGAACTCGGATTTAAAATCAGGCACCTGATGATCACCAACATCAGTGGCAAATTCACCGGCTTTACAGTAGACGCTGAAACAGAAGAAGAGAATTTCATGACAGCTGTCACCAAAGTATCTGTGGACGTAGATACCATCACCACCGGTAATACACAAAGAGATGAACACCTGCGCTCTCCCGATTTTTTTGATGTGAACCAATACCGGTACATCACCTTTGTGGCCACAAAATATGAAGATGTAGACCACGACGGTTCCTATACGTTATACGGCGACCTGACCATCCGGGATGTCACCAAAAACATTAAGCTGGATGTGGAATTCGGCGGTGTGGTAAAAGACCCATGGGGCAATACCAAAGCAGGTTTCACCATCAACGCAAAAATTAACCGCAAGGATTTTGGCCTCAACTGGAACGCGGTTACAGAAACCGGCGGCATCATGGTGAGTGAGGAAGTAAAAATACATTGTGAAGTACAACTGATTAAAAAATAA
- a CDS encoding exonuclease domain-containing protein produces the protein MYAIVDIETTGGHASANAITEVAIFLYDGSGITHHYQTLVNPGIPIPYYITGLTGITDSMVADAPPFEAVAPMIYDLLRDRIFVAHNVNFDYSFLKHQLGLSGFDLQTKKLCTVRLGRKIFPGLRSYSLGNFCRYLNIVVNDRHRAGGDAAATVQLFERLLANDREQVIAGALKAGSKEQFLPPNLPPEQVKNLPDVPGVYYFHDEKDKVVYVGKAKDLKKRVNSHFTGHSTSRQRQNFLRTIHRISYQETATELMAGILESVEIKRLWPAYNSAQKRVEFRYGFYLFPDQEGYLRLAIEKKRKHTSPVHSFNMLIDGHRLLRALIREFDLCPKLCFLQKGTGTCAGITAGTCHGACEKKEAPESYNERMKAAIAFLQEQQPSVTIVDKGRTTGEKSCILLEKGRFYGMGYLPAHIDTAEVENFREYLTPYPENEVIIGLLRSYTGNGRQLSGTVSAQA, from the coding sequence ATGTACGCAATTGTAGATATTGAAACGACTGGTGGTCATGCCAGCGCTAACGCCATAACAGAGGTCGCCATTTTCTTATATGATGGGAGCGGTATTACGCACCATTATCAAACCCTGGTCAACCCGGGGATCCCCATTCCGTATTATATTACGGGCCTCACTGGTATTACTGACAGTATGGTGGCGGATGCCCCGCCTTTTGAAGCGGTGGCGCCGATGATCTATGATCTCTTACGCGACCGCATCTTTGTGGCGCATAATGTCAACTTCGACTATTCCTTTCTCAAACACCAGCTGGGTTTATCGGGCTTCGATCTGCAAACGAAGAAGCTGTGCACCGTGCGGCTGGGCCGGAAAATTTTTCCCGGACTCCGGTCTTATAGTCTGGGTAACTTCTGCCGGTACCTGAATATTGTGGTGAATGACCGGCACCGGGCAGGCGGTGATGCTGCTGCGACCGTACAATTGTTTGAACGGTTGCTGGCCAACGACCGGGAGCAGGTGATTGCAGGCGCCCTGAAAGCGGGTTCCAAAGAACAGTTCCTGCCGCCGAACCTCCCACCGGAACAGGTGAAAAACCTGCCGGATGTACCAGGTGTTTATTATTTCCATGATGAGAAAGACAAGGTCGTATATGTAGGGAAGGCAAAGGACCTGAAAAAGCGTGTCAATAGTCATTTTACCGGACATAGCACCAGCCGGCAGCGGCAGAATTTTCTGCGTACGATACACCGGATCTCTTACCAGGAAACCGCAACGGAACTGATGGCCGGTATCCTGGAATCGGTAGAGATAAAACGTTTATGGCCGGCCTATAACTCGGCGCAGAAACGGGTGGAGTTCCGGTATGGGTTTTACCTCTTTCCCGACCAGGAAGGTTACCTGCGGCTGGCCATTGAAAAGAAAAGGAAACATACTTCTCCCGTTCACAGCTTTAATATGCTGATAGATGGCCACCGGTTATTACGGGCGCTGATCCGGGAGTTTGACCTGTGTCCGAAATTATGTTTCCTGCAAAAGGGCACCGGTACCTGTGCCGGTATTACGGCAGGCACCTGCCACGGGGCCTGCGAAAAAAAGGAAGCACCGGAAAGCTACAATGAGCGGATGAAGGCGGCCATCGCTTTTTTACAGGAGCAACAGCCGTCTGTTACCATCGTGGACAAAGGCCGTACTACCGGCGAGAAAAGCTGTATCCTGCTGGAGAAAGGCCGCTTCTACGGCATGGGGTATCTGCCTGCACATATCGACACAGCGGAGGTAGAAAATTTCCGGGAATACCTGACCCCATATCCGGAAAATGAAGTAATCATCGGGTTGTTGCGCTCCTACACCGGTAATGGCCGGCAATTGTCCGGAACGGTATCTGCACAGGCATAA
- a CDS encoding phosphoribosylaminoimidazolesuccinocarboxamide synthase, which translates to MLESNFKLPGQTAFYKGKVRDVYTIEDKLMVMVVSDRISAFDVVLPRPIPFKGQVLNQVAAIMLEATKDIVPNWVKSTPLPNTTIGLKCDTFPVEMVVRGNLTGHAWRTYKTGERVLCGVTMPDGMKENDFFPTPIITPTTKAHEGHDEDISREEIVAQGLVSKEDYEQLEKYTLALFQRGKELAAERGLILVDTKYEFGKIGDTIYVIDEIHTPDSSRYFYAAGYEENQQAGIQQKQLSKEFVREWLMENGFQGKDGQQIPVMTDEFVNQVSERYIELFEKITGRTFVKEEVPAAEVEAKIAAALQSL; encoded by the coding sequence ATGTTAGAGTCAAATTTCAAATTGCCGGGTCAGACTGCTTTTTACAAAGGAAAAGTACGCGACGTGTACACGATTGAAGATAAGCTGATGGTGATGGTTGTAAGTGACCGTATCTCCGCATTCGATGTTGTTTTACCACGTCCTATTCCCTTCAAAGGACAGGTACTGAATCAGGTAGCGGCAATTATGCTGGAAGCTACTAAAGATATTGTGCCTAACTGGGTAAAATCAACGCCGTTGCCTAACACCACTATTGGTCTGAAGTGCGACACTTTCCCTGTGGAAATGGTGGTACGCGGTAACCTCACCGGTCATGCCTGGAGAACCTACAAAACCGGCGAACGTGTTTTGTGTGGTGTAACCATGCCGGATGGTATGAAGGAAAATGATTTCTTCCCAACGCCGATCATTACGCCTACTACAAAAGCGCATGAAGGGCATGATGAAGATATCTCCCGCGAAGAGATCGTTGCACAGGGCCTCGTTAGCAAAGAAGATTACGAGCAGCTGGAAAAATACACCCTGGCTTTATTCCAGCGTGGTAAAGAACTGGCGGCAGAACGTGGTTTGATCCTGGTGGATACCAAATATGAATTTGGTAAAATCGGTGATACCATCTATGTAATCGACGAAATCCATACACCGGATTCTTCCCGTTATTTCTATGCTGCCGGTTACGAAGAAAACCAGCAAGCGGGTATCCAGCAGAAACAACTGAGCAAGGAGTTTGTACGGGAATGGCTGATGGAAAATGGCTTCCAGGGCAAAGATGGCCAGCAGATTCCAGTAATGACCGATGAATTTGTAAACCAGGTAAGCGAACGTTATATTGAACTGTTCGAAAAAATTACCGGTCGCACTTTCGTAAAGGAAGAAGTGCCTGCTGCTGAGGTAGAAGCAAAAATCGCTGCTGCTTTACAAAGTTTATAA
- a CDS encoding DUF1795 domain-containing protein — protein sequence MKLKLIPAALVMLTFVACKNKPTTKDHTSDELLEMAGKAPGMNAGSGRFTVKTPTGWTRMDTVISRIQYAYFVAPPEEGNPFQANVNIITQQLQAGFTLQQYVATTEKEMSTLIQGFKKQEEGERTIAGEKARWIKYRFVHHETEMTLNGEIIILVKDNIAYAITLTTPKDALDKYSKELEELLHSFQA from the coding sequence ATGAAATTAAAATTGATACCAGCAGCGCTGGTAATGTTAACCTTTGTAGCGTGTAAGAATAAGCCCACCACAAAAGATCATACCAGTGACGAATTGTTGGAGATGGCCGGTAAAGCGCCCGGGATGAACGCGGGTAGCGGCCGTTTTACGGTAAAAACGCCGACCGGCTGGACGAGGATGGACACTGTGATCAGCCGCATCCAATATGCCTATTTTGTAGCACCGCCCGAAGAAGGCAATCCCTTTCAGGCCAATGTAAACATCATTACGCAACAACTGCAAGCCGGATTTACCCTGCAGCAATACGTGGCCACTACGGAGAAAGAAATGTCGACCCTGATTCAGGGATTTAAAAAACAGGAAGAAGGGGAGCGTACCATCGCCGGTGAAAAAGCCCGGTGGATCAAATACCGTTTTGTACATCATGAAACAGAGATGACCCTCAACGGGGAAATCATCATTCTGGTGAAAGACAATATCGCCTATGCCATCACGTTAACCACTCCGAAGGATGCGCTGGACAAATACAGCAAAGAACTGGAAGAATTACTGCATTCTTTTCAGGCTTAA